One Tamlana carrageenivorans genomic region harbors:
- a CDS encoding DUF349 domain-containing protein, translating into MSDNEKSQKPEEVDTPNAIENSTELNENQTLESTSNAEEETVNSVEDANESAESEAIENSTKTDDQDEVLNEIDESNAEDAEDEGNKDRHKIEVKEYDTMSLEALAIELERLVATEKIQAIRNHVNSINSEFKQKLQTIIDEKKEDFINDGGNEIDFYFSSPVQKRYKDAYKVYRTKLNEHYQSLEKNLKQNLQDKLAIIEELKGLINVEENINTTYKHFKDLQERWRNTGPIPRDKYNNAWNSYHHHVELFYDFLHLNRDLRDLDFKHNLEKKLLIIERAEELSKDDNVMRAFRELQELHKMWKEELGPVGQEHREEIWERFKAATKIINDKRHAYYQEIDKVYEKNLEKKLEIIEKIKAISATGCKSHGTLQKKIKQIEALRESFFNAGKVPLKLNEKTWAEFKEAVRTFNRQKNSFYKDLKKEQYHNLQLKLDLIKVAEDNKESDDFETVTPLMKKIQSEWKKIGHVPRKDSDKIWKQFKAACNYYFDRIHAKRNAASTEQVEAYHKKNEFLNAFKDLKLTEDKTKGIELIKEKIKEWHALGRVPQDKRYIDAKFQKATDQLLSHLDLEKIEAEMIKYENKLDVLNAADDDHRNLDNERVFIRKKIDEVKSQINQLENNLQFFTNVEDDNPLVKEVHNNIKLHEESLELWKSKLRKVKDLY; encoded by the coding sequence ATGTCTGACAACGAGAAATCACAAAAACCGGAAGAAGTTGATACGCCTAATGCTATTGAAAATTCTACAGAATTAAATGAGAATCAAACCTTGGAATCAACATCGAATGCTGAAGAAGAAACTGTAAATTCTGTTGAAGACGCTAATGAAAGTGCTGAATCAGAAGCTATTGAAAATTCGACCAAAACTGATGACCAAGATGAAGTTTTAAATGAAATTGACGAATCGAATGCTGAAGATGCTGAAGATGAAGGTAATAAAGATCGTCATAAAATAGAGGTTAAAGAATACGACACCATGTCGTTAGAAGCCTTAGCTATAGAATTGGAACGCCTTGTTGCAACCGAAAAAATTCAAGCCATTCGCAACCATGTGAATAGTATAAATTCAGAGTTTAAGCAAAAACTACAAACCATTATTGATGAGAAGAAAGAAGACTTTATTAATGATGGTGGTAATGAAATTGATTTCTACTTTTCATCACCTGTTCAAAAAAGATACAAGGATGCCTACAAAGTATACCGAACTAAACTTAATGAACATTACCAAAGTTTAGAGAAAAACTTAAAACAAAACCTACAGGATAAGTTAGCCATTATTGAAGAGCTAAAAGGACTTATTAACGTTGAAGAAAACATTAATACCACTTACAAACACTTTAAAGATTTACAGGAGCGCTGGAGAAATACTGGTCCCATTCCAAGAGATAAATACAATAACGCTTGGAATAGCTACCACCACCATGTAGAGTTGTTTTATGATTTCTTACATTTAAACCGAGACCTACGCGATTTAGATTTCAAACATAATCTAGAAAAAAAGTTATTAATTATCGAGCGTGCCGAAGAGTTATCTAAAGATGATAACGTGATGCGTGCTTTTAGAGAGCTTCAAGAACTACATAAAATGTGGAAAGAAGAACTTGGCCCTGTTGGTCAAGAGCATCGTGAAGAAATCTGGGAGCGTTTTAAAGCGGCTACAAAAATTATTAACGACAAACGTCATGCCTATTACCAAGAAATTGACAAAGTCTACGAAAAGAATCTAGAGAAGAAGCTTGAAATCATTGAAAAGATAAAAGCTATTAGCGCCACAGGTTGCAAATCTCACGGTACGCTTCAAAAGAAAATTAAACAAATTGAAGCCTTACGTGAATCATTTTTCAATGCTGGAAAAGTACCCTTAAAGCTCAACGAAAAAACATGGGCAGAGTTTAAAGAGGCTGTAAGAACCTTTAACAGACAAAAAAACAGCTTTTATAAAGATTTAAAAAAGGAACAGTACCACAACCTTCAATTAAAATTAGACTTGATTAAGGTGGCAGAGGATAATAAGGAAAGTGACGATTTTGAAACGGTAACCCCTTTAATGAAAAAAATTCAAAGTGAATGGAAAAAAATAGGTCACGTTCCTAGAAAAGACAGCGATAAAATCTGGAAACAATTTAAGGCTGCCTGTAACTACTATTTTGATAGAATTCATGCTAAAAGAAATGCTGCAAGTACCGAACAAGTAGAAGCTTACCACAAGAAAAATGAGTTTTTAAACGCTTTTAAAGACCTAAAATTAACTGAAGATAAAACGAAAGGCATTGAGTTAATTAAAGAAAAAATTAAAGAATGGCATGCCTTAGGTCGTGTCCCTCAAGACAAACGTTATATTGATGCTAAGTTTCAAAAAGCAACCGATCAATTATTATCCCATTTAGATCTGGAAAAAATCGAAGCTGAAATGATTAAGTACGAAAACAAATTAGACGTACTCAATGCTGCCGATGACGATCACAGAAACTTAGATAATGAACGTGTATTCATTAGAAAGAAGATAGACGAAGTTAAAAGTCAGATTAATCAACTGGAAAACAACTTACAGTTTTTCACTAATGTGGAAGATGACAATCCTTTAGTTAAGGAGGTTCACAATAACATTAAACTTCATGAAGAGTCTTTAGAATTATGGAAATCTAAGCTTAGAAAAGTTAAGGACCTTTATTAA
- a CDS encoding helix-turn-helix domain-containing protein — protein sequence MANTLDPMDLKQIINLKQDGYSNRQIGATLGISRNTINSYIHLFKGSGYSFKELLKLDNHTLEKLFTSHTTINNKRYDELMLYFESINKARNHPGFTFLYHYTEYSQKVKDPYSYTQFMEHYHRKYAKIKGSMKLEHEAGKEMFVDFAGKKLQIVDKITGEILPVEVFVAILPNSQYTYVEACMSQKREDFISCCENALHFYGGSTQGHRIRQSKISRYQI from the coding sequence ATGGCCAACACACTTGATCCAATGGACCTAAAACAAATTATCAACTTAAAACAAGATGGTTATAGTAACCGTCAAATTGGAGCCACACTTGGCATTTCCCGCAACACTATAAATAGCTATATACACCTATTTAAAGGTAGTGGTTATAGTTTTAAGGAGTTATTAAAGCTAGACAACCACACCCTAGAAAAGCTCTTTACATCTCATACAACCATAAATAACAAACGCTATGATGAATTGATGCTTTATTTTGAAAGTATTAATAAGGCTCGGAACCACCCAGGATTTACTTTTTTGTACCACTACACAGAATATAGTCAAAAGGTTAAAGACCCTTATAGTTACACTCAATTCATGGAGCATTACCATCGTAAATATGCCAAGATCAAGGGATCTATGAAACTTGAACACGAGGCAGGGAAAGAGATGTTCGTGGACTTTGCTGGAAAAAAACTTCAGATAGTAGACAAAATCACAGGCGAGATACTTCCAGTAGAGGTCTTTGTTGCCATCCTCCCTAACAGTCAGTATACCTATGTTGAGGCTTGTATGAGCCAAAAGCGTGAAGATTTTATAAGTTGTTGCGAAAACGCCCTTCATTTCTACGGGGGGAGTACCCAAGGCCATCGTATCAGACAATCTAAAATCAGCCGTTACCAGATCTAG
- a CDS encoding Mu transposase domain-containing protein, with amino-acid sequence MVNPTRSYSPQDKALVENAVHLAYQRIYYPLREMTFFSLADLNKEIKLLLECYNNLLFQRKEASRLELFQSVEREYLKPLSSTRYEIKEYRRAKVQKIGYIYFSPDKTYYSVPYRYIGKETTLHYTKGMVEVYYNQQRIAIHQRSGSKGAYITNKDHLSSSHKQYSQWSPQYFKNKAAVHGSYVAACVERIIAALDYPETGYKRAMGVIQLHKSYGSQRLDNACKRAIQADAVSYNRITNILKNNLDQSSLFLQEETDRGSHIPKHANIRGASNYK; translated from the coding sequence GTGGTCAATCCAACGCGTAGTTACTCCCCTCAAGATAAAGCGCTGGTGGAAAACGCGGTGCATCTAGCTTATCAACGGATTTATTATCCCCTTCGGGAAATGACCTTTTTTTCTTTAGCAGATCTAAACAAAGAGATAAAACTTCTGCTAGAGTGCTACAACAACCTATTATTCCAACGCAAAGAAGCTAGTCGTCTGGAGCTCTTCCAAAGCGTCGAACGAGAGTATCTAAAACCCTTAAGCAGTACACGCTACGAGATAAAAGAATATAGAAGAGCTAAGGTTCAGAAAATAGGCTATATCTATTTTTCACCAGATAAGACTTACTACAGCGTTCCATATCGTTACATTGGCAAGGAAACCACGCTACACTATACCAAAGGCATGGTAGAGGTGTATTATAATCAACAGCGCATAGCTATACACCAACGTAGCGGTTCCAAAGGCGCATACATAACCAACAAGGATCACCTTAGTAGTTCTCATAAACAATACAGCCAGTGGAGTCCGCAATACTTTAAGAACAAGGCAGCTGTCCATGGTAGTTATGTTGCAGCATGTGTCGAGCGGATTATTGCTGCGTTGGATTATCCTGAAACAGGGTATAAAAGAGCTATGGGCGTTATACAACTCCATAAGTCTTATGGCTCCCAAAGGTTAGATAATGCTTGCAAAAGAGCCATACAGGCTGATGCTGTAAGCTACAACAGGATAACCAACATACTGAAGAATAATCTAGATCAAAGCTCCTTATTCCTACAAGAAGAAACAGACCGAGGTTCTCATATCCCCAAGCATGCGAACATCCGTGGGGCATCCAATTATAAGTAA
- the istB gene encoding IS21-like element helper ATPase IstB — protein MNTNHTIEKLRKMRLTAMAELHHNHLSDNRIEGLTPDQYLALLTDHQWEDLQNRKIKRLTTQAAFKQGATLTDINYLHNRSLDRNMFERLATLDFVQKKENLIITGSSGVGKSYIAQALGHQACMMNKRTLYTNTARLMKRLKLSKVDGTYLKELAKLLKVDLLILDDFGLQSFDNQDREALMDIIDERHDKKATIVASQIPVSAWYDIIGESTIADAILDRIVNSSHRRDCKLFCVFAVS, from the coding sequence ATGAATACAAATCACACCATCGAAAAACTCAGAAAAATGAGATTAACAGCTATGGCTGAACTCCATCACAACCACCTTAGTGATAACCGAATAGAGGGTCTTACGCCAGATCAATATCTAGCATTGCTTACCGATCACCAATGGGAAGACCTTCAGAATAGAAAGATAAAAAGGCTTACAACGCAAGCAGCCTTTAAGCAGGGAGCTACACTTACAGATATTAATTACCTGCACAACAGAAGCTTGGACAGAAATATGTTCGAGCGTTTGGCTACTCTAGATTTTGTACAAAAAAAGGAAAACTTGATTATCACAGGATCCTCTGGAGTGGGTAAAAGTTATATAGCTCAGGCATTGGGACATCAAGCTTGTATGATGAATAAAAGAACCCTATACACAAATACTGCTAGACTGATGAAACGATTAAAACTAAGTAAAGTAGATGGCACTTACCTTAAAGAACTTGCAAAACTATTAAAAGTAGATCTGCTTATCCTTGATGATTTTGGTTTACAGAGCTTCGACAATCAGGACAGAGAGGCGCTTATGGACATAATCGATGAAAGACATGATAAAAAAGCAACGATTGTAGCTTCACAAATACCTGTATCCGCTTGGTACGATATTATCGGCGAAAGCACTATCGCTGATGCGATACTAGATCGTATTGTAAATTCATCGCATAGGAGGGACTGTAAACTATTTTGTGTTTTTGCTGTTAGTTAG